A part of Dethiosulfovibrio peptidovorans genomic DNA contains:
- a CDS encoding chromosomal replication initiator protein DnaA, with protein sequence MKDLQKIWQEIVIAATPNLTQGAADTWLKTCEPLSMKDGILTLDVGNNFVEVQIKTRFQKTLEQAMNKLNYGNEIQLVVVEKPNRQEKERAELTVKQQTQRSPNGLNPNYIFSSFVVGKSNRLAHAASLAVAESPGAAYNPLFIWGGVGLGKTHLMHAIGHHGLENNKNLKVGYVSSEKFTNELIASIRNNRTAEFRNRYRTLDLLLIDDIQFLAGKESTQEEFFHTFNSLHNDKKQIVLSSDRPPKEIKAIEDRLVSRFEWGLVTDIQPPDYETRCAILTKKAEFRGYSIPEDVIIYLAQNVPSNIRELEGALNRVIACAELSSEHITVEKTSEWLKDIIRRVSKGPVSIELIQQIVAEECSLTINDIVGNKRTSEIATARQIAMYICRKHTENSLHQIGTAFNKKDHTTVLHAQKKIEQLLKDNLKIKNVVDNIENKL encoded by the coding sequence GTGAAAGATCTTCAAAAAATATGGCAAGAAATCGTTATAGCTGCTACACCTAATTTAACACAGGGAGCTGCTGATACGTGGCTTAAAACCTGCGAACCCCTCAGCATGAAAGACGGCATCTTGACCCTCGATGTCGGTAATAACTTTGTCGAGGTTCAAATAAAAACTCGTTTTCAAAAAACCCTGGAACAAGCTATGAATAAGTTAAACTACGGCAACGAAATCCAACTTGTAGTCGTCGAAAAACCCAACAGACAAGAAAAGGAACGGGCAGAGCTGACCGTAAAACAACAAACTCAGAGAAGTCCAAATGGTCTGAATCCAAATTATATATTTTCGTCCTTTGTCGTGGGTAAGTCCAATCGTTTAGCTCACGCCGCCAGTCTGGCTGTGGCTGAAAGCCCAGGAGCAGCATACAATCCTCTTTTTATATGGGGAGGAGTCGGTTTAGGCAAGACCCATCTCATGCACGCTATTGGTCACCATGGTTTAGAAAACAACAAAAATCTCAAAGTGGGGTATGTCAGTTCAGAGAAATTCACCAATGAACTTATCGCGAGCATTCGAAACAACCGAACCGCCGAATTTAGAAATCGATATAGAACCCTGGACCTTCTTCTCATCGATGATATCCAATTTTTGGCCGGCAAGGAGAGCACCCAGGAAGAGTTTTTTCACACTTTTAATAGCCTCCACAACGATAAAAAGCAGATCGTTCTCAGCTCCGATCGTCCTCCCAAGGAGATCAAAGCCATTGAGGATCGCCTCGTCAGCCGATTCGAATGGGGACTTGTCACTGACATCCAACCCCCAGACTATGAAACTCGCTGTGCGATACTGACTAAAAAGGCTGAGTTTCGAGGATACTCCATACCCGAGGATGTCATTATCTACTTAGCTCAAAATGTGCCCAGCAATATTCGAGAGCTTGAAGGAGCTCTCAATCGAGTCATCGCATGTGCCGAACTGAGTAGTGAACACATCACGGTAGAAAAAACATCCGAGTGGCTTAAAGACATTATTCGTCGTGTTTCCAAAGGTCCAGTAAGCATTGAACTCATACAACAAATCGTCGCTGAAGAGTGCTCTCTGACTATTAATGATATCGTAGGAAATAAACGAACATCGGAGATTGCTACAGCTCGTCAAATTGCGATGTATATATGTCGGAAACATACAGAGAATAGCCTTCATCAAATTGGAACTGCTTTTAATAAAAAAGACCACACTACTGTACTTCACGCTCAAAAGAAAATAGAACAGCTCTTAAAAGACAATCTCAAAATCAAGAATGTTGTGGACAACATAGAGAATAAGCTGTGA
- a CDS encoding aminotransferase class V, translated as MSIYMNNAATTWPKPSLVGQRMLDFLTDSGANIARGSASRRDLDTMDMVITCRETLGRILGGYENGDPRYVTFTTNVTESLNVVLKGFLRSGMTVVTTSMEHNAVIRPLRRLERQDINVVVLPCDRQGRLNPGDLRNFLDDQLVDMVVMAHASNVCGVVQDLKTVSSLCVERGVPLVVDTAQTAGVLNISASELGISALCWTGHKGLMGPQGIGGILWNPGFASRCESLIDGGTGSFSHEEVQPTSMPDAFESGTLNLPGIAGLLGALEWLEETGISSINHRETALGNRLFQGLLAIPDVVLYGPESMSNRLPVFSLNIQDVDNGILAQALSEQGIETRPGLHCAPLAHRTLGSFPQGSLRLSIGYFTSEEDVDKVLSVFKDLILRGI; from the coding sequence ATGTCCATTTACATGAATAATGCTGCAACAACCTGGCCAAAACCGTCCTTAGTAGGTCAAAGAATGCTCGATTTTTTGACAGACTCCGGTGCTAACATAGCTCGAGGATCGGCATCTCGGAGGGATTTAGATACCATGGATATGGTTATTACCTGTCGAGAGACCTTAGGACGTATTTTAGGTGGATACGAGAATGGCGATCCTAGGTATGTCACCTTCACCACTAATGTGACTGAATCGTTGAACGTTGTCCTTAAAGGATTCTTAAGATCAGGTATGACGGTAGTTACCACCTCCATGGAGCATAATGCCGTAATTCGTCCTTTGAGGAGGTTGGAGAGGCAGGATATCAATGTAGTGGTTCTTCCCTGTGATCGACAAGGTCGTCTCAATCCTGGTGATCTTCGAAATTTTCTTGACGATCAATTGGTGGATATGGTCGTTATGGCACATGCAAGTAACGTATGTGGTGTCGTTCAGGACTTAAAGACGGTTTCGTCTCTCTGCGTTGAGCGGGGGGTTCCATTAGTTGTGGATACAGCTCAGACGGCTGGGGTTCTGAATATATCGGCCTCGGAGCTTGGAATTTCGGCCCTCTGTTGGACTGGTCATAAAGGGCTTATGGGACCACAGGGTATAGGGGGCATTCTCTGGAATCCAGGATTTGCCTCTCGATGTGAGTCCCTGATTGACGGTGGGACCGGCAGTTTCTCCCATGAGGAGGTCCAGCCAACCTCGATGCCCGACGCCTTTGAGTCCGGCACACTTAACCTTCCCGGTATAGCTGGCCTTCTAGGGGCTCTGGAATGGCTTGAGGAGACGGGGATTTCGTCGATTAACCATCGAGAAACAGCCTTGGGTAACCGTCTTTTTCAGGGGCTCCTGGCTATTCCTGATGTGGTTCTATACGGGCCCGAAAGCATGTCGAATCGGCTTCCTGTTTTTTCTCTGAACATTCAGGATGTCGATAACGGTATTTTGGCTCAAGCACTGTCCGAACAAGGTATCGAGACAAGACCAGGTCTTCACTGCGCTCCTTTGGCCCACAGAACGTTAGGTTCTTTTCCACAGGGATCCCTTAGACTCAGTATAGGGTATTTTACCTCTGAGGAGGATGTGGACAAAGTGCTTTCGGTTTTTAAAGACCTTATTCTGAGAGGGATTTGA